In Lapillicoccus jejuensis, the DNA window CGGGCTCCCGCCGCTCCGGCTCCCGCCGCTCGGGCTCCCGCCGCTCGGGCTCGGGCCGCACCGGCTGCGCGCGCTCCGGGGGCGGGGCCTCGTCCCGGTGCTCGTCCCGGTGCTCGTCCCGGGACGGGTCCGGCGGCGCCGGGGCGGGGGTGCGGCGCGGCTCCGGCGGCGCCGAGGGCAGACCGGAGGCGGGGGCGGCGGTCGCCGACGAGGGCGCGCCGCCGAGGTCGAGCCGGCGCTCGAGCCGGTCGAGGCGGGCGCCGTACCCCTGCTCGCCGGAGGCGGCGGGCAGGAGGATGCGCGCGCAGATGAGCTCGAGCTGCAGTCGCGGCGCGGTCGCGCCGGTCATCTCGGTCAGGCCGGTGTTGACGATGTCGGCCGCGCGGGTGAGCGCGGCGGCGCCGAAGCGGGCGGCCTGCGAGCGCATCCGGTCCAGCTGGTCCTCGGGCAGCCCGCGCAGGACCGCACCGGCCCCCTCGGCCACCGCGGCGACGACGATGAGGTCGCGCAGCCGCTCGAGCAGGTCCTCGACGAACCGGCGGGGGTCGTGCCCCGACTCGATGACCCGGTCGACCTGGGTGAAGACGGCGGCCCCGTCACGGGCGGCGAAGGCCTCGACCGTCGCGTCGAGCAGCTCGCCGTCGGTGAAGCCGAGCAGGGCCGCGGCGCCGTCGTACGTCAGTCCCTCCTCACCCGACCCGGCGATGAGCTGGTCGAGGACGGAGAGGGAGTCGCGGACCGAGCCGCCGCCCGCGCGCACGACGAAGCCGAGCACGCCGGGCGCGACGCGCACGCCCTCCTCGTCGCACAGGTGCTGGAGGTAGTCGCTCAGCTGCGCCGGCGGGACGAGCCGGAAGGGGTAGTGGTGCGTCCGCGAGCGGATGGTGCCGATGACCTTCTCGGGCTCGGTCGTCGCGAAGACGAACTTCACGTGCTCCGGGGGCTCCTCGACGATCTTCAGCAGCGCGTTGAAGCCCTGCGGCGTCACCATGTGCGCCTCGTCGATGATGTAGATCTTGAAGCGGCTCTGGGCCGGCCCGTACGACGCCCGCTCGCGCAGGTCGCGCGCGTCGTCGACACCGCCGTGGCTGGCCGCGTCGATCTCGATGACGTCGACGGTGCCGGGGCCGCCGCGGGCCAGGGCCACGCACGAGTCGCACGTGCCGCACGGGGTCGCGGTCGGTCCCTGCTCGCAGTTGAGGCAGCGGGCGAGGATCCGCGCGCTCGTCGTCTTCCCGCAGCCGCGGGGGCCGCTGAACAGGTAGGCGTGGTTGATCCGCCCCGTCCGCAGCGCCTGCATGAGCGGACCCGTCACGTGCTCCTGGCCGATGACCTCGGCGAAGCTCTCGGGCCGGTAGCGGCGGTAGAGCGCGGTCGTCACCCGGTGGAGCCTAACCGGGCGGGGCGACAGCCCGTCCCCGCGATCCGCGGCCCTGTGGGTGGCGGGTGGGACGCTCCCGCCATGACCCTCCCGACCGATGCCGACGCCCCCCTGCTGCACTACGCCGACGCCCTCGACCGGCAGGACTGGCCGGGCCTGCGGGCCCTGCTGGACGACGGGTTCCGCGCAGAGTTCGTCCACGACGGGCGCACCCTCGACGCCGACGCCTTCGTCGCCTTCCAGGCCGA includes these proteins:
- a CDS encoding DNA polymerase III subunit gamma and tau encodes the protein MTTALYRRYRPESFAEVIGQEHVTGPLMQALRTGRINHAYLFSGPRGCGKTTSARILARCLNCEQGPTATPCGTCDSCVALARGGPGTVDVIEIDAASHGGVDDARDLRERASYGPAQSRFKIYIIDEAHMVTPQGFNALLKIVEEPPEHVKFVFATTEPEKVIGTIRSRTHHYPFRLVPPAQLSDYLQHLCDEEGVRVAPGVLGFVVRAGGGSVRDSLSVLDQLIAGSGEEGLTYDGAAALLGFTDGELLDATVEAFAARDGAAVFTQVDRVIESGHDPRRFVEDLLERLRDLIVVAAVAEGAGAVLRGLPEDQLDRMRSQAARFGAAALTRAADIVNTGLTEMTGATAPRLQLELICARILLPAASGEQGYGARLDRLERRLDLGGAPSSATAAPASGLPSAPPEPRRTPAPAPPDPSRDEHRDEHRDEAPPPERAQPVRPEPERREPERREPERREPERGPDPVTAPTAAASPRETGVQVEAAPSAPPAGGLDVAAIRRVWPDVLARIFRMSRVTWTFVSQNAQVQDYDGRRLVLGITTQGLANTFRSGKHPEVVRQALIDEIGLDVPVEGIPSTDVPPSSPPPDDEPGRPGGGPGAGPAGGGPTASPGSSASSASSASSVPSASSGSSASSGPASPAPASADWGQASTGPAPDWASGAPSGTTAATPPARPHREPEVAAPPMVPAADHAARAAGVREELARARQTAADRQERAAGETAVDDAPYVPAADDEASPDDEDFAPSGAVGREVVERVLGGKVLGEFEDH